One part of the Glycine max cultivar Williams 82 chromosome 14, Glycine_max_v4.0, whole genome shotgun sequence genome encodes these proteins:
- the LOC100783370 gene encoding J protein JJJ2 — translation MHSAEAERLLGIAEKLLQNRDLMGSREFAILAQETEPLLEASDQIMAIVDVLLAADKRVNSHPDWYAVLQLDRRSDDLDLIKKQYRRLALLLHPDKSRFHLAGHAFKLVADAWTLLSDPVKKSVYDKDLTFFSRVDLSVPEWVQQQEKLPVRRPGPGPSAGRNSAAAREDILADENSRRRRRRRKRSSTFWTACPYCYRLYEYPRVYEGYCLRCQNCDRSFHGVTVPSLPPLVPGQEAYYCCWGFFPVGFVVGGFGSPPEKEAAPVAAMPVQAPPPPPQQASSLPNWMPVPAENGAGSVTPVATARVTSSGAAMTNGVGSGTGPKKRGRPRKYPLPS, via the coding sequence ATGCACAGCGCCGAAGCAGAACGTCTTCTGGGGATCGCCGAGAAGCTCCTCCAGAACCGCGATCTCATGGGCTCGCGCGAGTTCGCCATCCTGGCTCAGGAAACCGAGCCTCTCCTTGAAGCCTCCGACCAGATCATGGCCATCGTCGACGTCCTCCTTGCCGCCGACAAGCGCGTCAACAGCCACCCCGACTGGTACGCCGTCCTCCAGCTCGACCGCCGCTCCGACGACCTCGACCTCATCAAGAAACAGTACCGCCGCCTCGCCCTCCTCCTCCACCCCGACAAGTCCCGCTTTCACCTCGCCGGCCACGCCTTCAAGCTCGTCGCCGATGCCTGGACCCTCTTATCCGACCCCGTCAAGAAATCCGTTTATGACAAGGACCTCACTTTCTTCTCCCGCGTCGATTTGTCCGTTCCCGAATGGGTCCAGCAGCAGGAGAAGCTCCCCGTCCGGAGGCCTGGGCCTGGGCCCAGCGCCGGCCGCAACAGCGCTGCGGCACGCGAGGACATTCTCGCGGACGAGAATTCGAGGAGGAGGCGGAGGAGGAGGAAAAGGAGCTCTACTTTCTGGACCGCGTGTCCTTATTGTTATCGTTTGTATGAGTACCCTAGGGTTTACGAGGGTTATTGCTTGCGGTGCCAGAATTGTGATAGATCCTTTCACGGCGTCACGGTTCCGTCGTTGCCGCCGCTTGTTCCGGGACAGGAGGCTTATTATTGCTGTTGGGGGTTCTTCCCCGTGGGGTTTGTTGTTGGCGGCTTCGGTTCTCCGCCGGAAAAAGAAGCTGCTCCTGTGGCGGCGATGCCGGTGCAGGCACCACCTCCTCCGCCACAACAGGCTTCTTCGCTGCCGAATTGGATGCCGGTGCCGGCTGAGAATGGCGCTGGGAGTGTTACTCCGGTGGCGACGGCGAGGGTGACAAGCTCGGGGGCGGCGATGACGAACGGGGTTGGATCGGGGACGGGGCCGAAGAAACGGGGGAGGCCGAGAAAGTATCCATTGCCGTCGTGA